The nucleotide sequence CGAGCCGGCCCTGACCCGGAAGGGCGTGGCGTTCCACGTCCGCCCGTTGGACGAGCAGGCGCTGGTGCTCGCCGTCTCGCTGGCGCAGGCCGAGAACCGGCATGCCCGCCGGTCCGCGCGACGCACGCTCCCCCGGCTGGCGTCTTCGATCGAAGGGGCGCCCGCGGTCCTGCTCGACGTCAGCAACGAAGGCCTCCGGCTGGAGATGGATTCCAAGGGTGGCGTCAAACTCCTGCCGCAGTTCCTGGTGCACGTGCCCATCCTGAAGATGGCCGTGCCGGTCCAGCGCGTGTGGGTGCGGTCGGCGGCGACCGACGCCGGGCGCCGCGTACAGTGCGGGGCCTCCCTGCTGGCTCCGGACGAGCGGACGCAGCGGATCTGGCAGCGCCTGGCGATGCCCGGCACGCGCATCGTCACCGAGCAGCCCGCGCGCGTCGGCGCCGAGGGCCTCTTCGGCCGCGTCTCGAACCTGATCGCTCAGGCGCCCATCGTCGGCTCGCTGGCCCACCTGCCCTGGCGCGGCCGTTCGTAGCCCCAGCCGTGCCGGTGCAGGCGCACGCAGGGCGGCGCAGCGACACAAGTATTACAGTCGCCTCGCGCGTGACTTGCTAGTGTAGGCGTCGCGATGCAGCCCATCTCCACCATCTACGGCCGCAAGGCGGCCACCGGCCTCAACTGGATCACCTTCATCGCCATGACGGCGTACCACATCGGTGCCGTCGCGGCCTTCTTCTACATCGACTCGGGAGCCATCCTCGCCGCCGCGTTCCTCTGGTGGCTGAGCGGCAGCCTGGGCATCGGCATGGCGTACCACCGCCTGCTCACCCACCGCGGCTACAAGTGCCCGAAGTGGGTCGAGTACTTCCTCACCCTCTGCGGCGCGCTCGCGCTGGAGGGCGGCCCGATCTTCTGGGTGGCGACCCACCGCATCCACCACCAGCTATCCGACAAGGACGGCGATCCCCACACGCCGAAGGAAGGCGCCTGGTGGGCGCACATCGGCTGGATCATGTTCGGCAAGGCGATGCACCACGACACCGAGATCCTGAAGCGCTACGTGCCGGATCTCAGCAAGGACCCGTTCCACGTGGCCCTCACGAAGTGGCACTGGGTGCCGCAGGTGGTGGTCGGCCTCATCCTGCTGGCGATCGGCGGCCTGCCCTACGTCCTGTGGGGCGTCTTCTTCCGCACCACGCTCGGCCTGCACGCGACCTGGGCCGTCAACTCGGCCACCCACATGTGGGGCTACAAGACGTTCCGGACGCGCGACGACTCGCGCAACCTCTGGTGGGTCGGCCTCATCGCCTTCGGCGAGGGCTGGCACAACAACCACCACGCGCACCCGGTCTCGATGCGCCACGGCCTGGCCTGGTACGAGTTCGACCTGAACTACATCCAGATCAAGCTGCTCGAGAAGCTCGGTCTGGCCTGGGACCTCAAGGTGGCCCGCCGTCCGAAGGACGCCTCCGAAATCGTCCCGCAGGAGACGCCGGACGCCGTGGACATCTCGGAAGCGGCGCCCGTAGGATAGGGCGGGGCTCGGGGCTCGGGGCTGCTGAATGCTGAAGGAGCCGGCACCGGTGGGTGCCGGCTCTTTCTTTTCCTCGCTCTCCAAAGTCAACCTGCGCAGCCGCGACGCCCGGGCGGATGGCAAAGGGCTGTCCCGAAACCCGAGCCCCGGGCCCCGGGCCCCGCCCTCTGACTACAATCCCTCCATGACCCGCC is from Vicinamibacterales bacterium and encodes:
- a CDS encoding fatty acid desaturase translates to MQPISTIYGRKAATGLNWITFIAMTAYHIGAVAAFFYIDSGAILAAAFLWWLSGSLGIGMAYHRLLTHRGYKCPKWVEYFLTLCGALALEGGPIFWVATHRIHHQLSDKDGDPHTPKEGAWWAHIGWIMFGKAMHHDTEILKRYVPDLSKDPFHVALTKWHWVPQVVVGLILLAIGGLPYVLWGVFFRTTLGLHATWAVNSATHMWGYKTFRTRDDSRNLWWVGLIAFGEGWHNNHHAHPVSMRHGLAWYEFDLNYIQIKLLEKLGLAWDLKVARRPKDASEIVPQETPDAVDISEAAPVG